The genomic window tgaaaaaatctccaagggcatgagggacagaggctataacagggacccgcagcagtgccgcatgaaacttaaggagctcagacaagcctaccaaagaaccagagaggcaaatggccactccggatcagagccccagatatgccgcttctatgatgagctgcatgccatcccaggaggtgcccctacaactaccccagccctgtgtgTGGACTCCGTTAATGGACTCTTACGAAACAGGGATgcagattttggggacgaggaagatgatgatgaggaggaggttgatgcacagcaagcaagcagagaaactgtttCCCCTAacagccaggacctgtttttcaCCCTGGATCTAGTACCTTTCCAACCCACTGAAGGCGGGCTCCCGAACATAGAAGGCagagaaggaacctctggtgagtgtacctttgtaaatataatacacagtttaaaagcaagtgtgtttaatgattaattttccccgaaagacttgggatgcatttgcggccagtacagctactggaaaagtctgttaacgtgtctggggatggggcggaaatcctccagggacatctcaatgaagctctcctggatgtattcccaaagcctttgcaaaaggtttctggggagagcagccttattccgtcctccctggtaggacactttaccatggcaggccagcagcacgtagtctggaatcattgcataacaaagcatggcagggtatggtcccggtgtttgctggcattcaagcaacatccattctttatctctctgtgttatcctcaggagagcaTTCagggtcacctggttgaaataggggaattttattaaggggacattcagaggtggctgttcctgctgggctgtttgcctctgGCTGAACAGAAACCATCCCCGCAGTGGGGGGAgtggtgaagcgatcatcccagagaattctgtgtgtatatgtggggggagggtggttagttcggtttgtgctgcacgttaacccgaaaaccgcagcccctccttttaaagggccaacccaatgggtgcttggtatgtgaaatgagggtgctgctgtttgaaaccattcccacatgttaggaaggttaaagaagccaaaagactgtggcttaccatggctgcctgcaagccgaattctgttgcctgccggcacctgcgtgtgtgatctctcacaccataccAATAGAAGGTCCTcgatataaaaggcaaaatgcgaccttgtaaagaaagcacacgtgctatgtaacgttaacagcttggttcaccatgaaagagtctaccaattgttctctaaaatgtctctttttaaagactaatctcccttttttccctcctgcagctgcaaatgtttcatcaCACCActtatcatctccatcccagagacTATCTAAAATTAGAAgccgaaaaaaatgcactcacgatgaaatgctctctgaactcatgcagtcctcccacactgaaagagcccagcacaatgcgtggagggagacaatgtcagagtccaggaaagcacacaatgaacgcgaggacaggagggacgagcgagaggagatgaggcaggatgcaatgctgaggctcctggaggatcaaactgatatgctccggcatatggttgaggtgcaggaaacgcaacaggagcacagaccgccgctgcagcccctgtgtaaccaactgccctcgtccccaagttccatagcctcctcacccagacgcccaagaacgtggtcggggggcctccgggcacccaaccactccaccccagaggactgcccaagcaacagaaagctggcattcaacaagttctgaagtgcagtgtggccttgtccttccatcctcccctcccccacccttcccgggctaccttggcagttatccccccagTTGTGTgaagaattaataaagaatgcatgaatttgaaacaacaatgactttattggctctgcaagcggtgatcaaagggggaggggagggcggttggcttacaggaaagtagagtgaaccaagggagcgggttttcatcaaggagaaacaaacagaactgtcataccgtagcctggccagtcatgaaactggttttcaaagcttctctgatgcgcagcacaccctgctgtgctcttctaaccaccctggtgtctggctgcgtgtaatcagcggccaggcgatttgcctcaacctcccaccccgccataaacgtctcccccttactttcacagatattgtggagcgcacagcaagcagtaataatgatgggaatattggttttgctgaggtctaactgagtcagtaaactgccctagcgtgcttttaaacatccaaatgcacattctaccaccattctgcacttgcttagcctatagttgaacagctcctgactactgtccagggtgcctgtgtatggcttcatgagccacgccattaaggggtaggctgggtccccaaggataactataggcatttcaacatccccaatggttattttctggtctgggaagtaagtcccttcctgcagctgttcaaacagaccagagttcctgaagatgcgagcatcgtgcacctttcccggccatcccacgttgatgttggtgaaacgtcccttgtgatccaccagtgcttgcagcaccattgaaaagtaccccttttggtttatgtactggctgccaaggtggtccgctCCCAAGACaaggatatgcgttccatctattgccccaccagttagggaatcccatcgcagcaaagccatccactatgacctgcacatttcccagagtcactacccttgatagcagctcaGTGATCGCGTTGGCTATTTGGattacagcagcccccacagtagatttgcccactccaaattgattcccaactgaccagtagctgtctagcgttgcaagcttccacagggctatcgccactcgcttgtgaactgtgagggctgctctcatcttggtattctggtgcttcagggcaggggaaagcaagtcacaaagttccatgaaagtgcccttacgcgtgcgaaagtttcgcagccattgtGAATTGTCCCAGATGTGccacactatgcggtcccaccagtctgtgcttgtttcccaggcccagaatcggtgttccatggcatgagcctgccccattgccaccaggatggccaaattttTGGGTCCTGTACTatgagaagtctgtgtccatgtcctcatcactcttctcaccgcgctgccatcgcctactcgcctgcttttgcaggttctggttctgtatACACTGTATTATCTGTATGCTAGATAatctggttctgcatacactgctggataatgcacgtggtgtttagagcggtcacaactgccgcagtgatctgagtgggctccatgcttgccatgatatggcatgagcaggagagcagagtggcagcggaagcggcaggtggatgacgatgctgacagcaatatggagCCCGCACagaaaaaggcgcgaaatgattgtcggccattgctttcacagagggaggagcaagggggaggctggcagcagatggtgcagtacgacgGCTAGCCATCATgatctcctgggtgctcgccaGCAGACAGTGCAGCACTAGTGCTAGCCGtcatcgtctcctgggtgcttgcggtgctgctggctgggagagcagcctgaggcagaatggcctccgcaaggattgaactcacaaccctgggtttagcaggccaatggtcaaaccgctgagctatccctctgcaaATAGTCCAGGCAgcactgaatctccattagacaaaacttaaagaagagaatgacctgagtcactcccatttatgtccaggcgcTCCCAACAGACCTCACCAagatctgccaggagcaccccaACCAACCTCATGGAGGCCGGCCAAGAGCAGCCCGGAGACGACAAGGACAgataccagtcatactgcaccgtctgctgccacaaggcaatgagctgctgctgtgtagcaatgcagtcccacgtccaccagcacccaggagacgtacggtgacggtgagctgagcgggctccatgcttgccgcggtatggcgtctgcacgggtaacccaggaaaaaaggcatgaaacgattgtctgccgttgctttcacggggggtgggagggctgatGACATGTACcgagaaccacccgcgacaatgttttttgccccataaggcattgggatctcaacccagaattccaatgggcggcggagactgcgggaactgtgggatagctacccacagagcaatgctccagaagttgacactagcctcggtactgtggacgcactccaccgacttaatcgTCTTATGTGGGGGGggacacaatcgactgtataaaaatcgcgttctaaaaaatcgacttctataaatgcgacctaattttgtagtgtagactagatgacctcctgaggtcccttccaaccctgatattctctgattctgtgaTTAGATTCCAGGGCCTTCTACCATCCAGAAACATATGCAGCAGCGAGAGGTCCTACTTTGTAAAAAAGGACATCTCATGTAGCTAATTCAAGCAGTCTCACATGTAAAACCAAActgatagctttctttaacagtggaacaagccttgtggatggggggaagtggttgGCATGGTCTGTCTtgcctttagtaaggcttttgatactgtgtcccatgaccttctcataaacaaactacggAAATGCAACGTAGATGGAGCTAAaataagatgggtgcaaaactagTCTGAAAACAGTTCCAACAGCAGTTTTCAGTGATTCACAGGCTGAAAGGGCTGAGTCAGGCTGAAAGGGCACAACGAGTGGGGTtctccagggatcagttctggctAAGTTTCTATTCAAAATCTTCAGCCGTGATTCAGATAATAgcatagagcagtggtccccaacctttctgtgggaacaGCACGTTCCTATTCCCAACAGACTGTGGCGAGCGCCAAACACCCTGCCGCCAAAATGGCACCGAGAAGCGGCAGTGGAAAGAAGCCTCGCTGCCGAAATACCGCTGAGAAACAGCGACGCTTGGGGGTGGCATATCGGCGGGCGGTTCTCAGGTGGTCGCACTCGGCGGCAGCATTTCGGCGGCGcggtgtcctgcgggcgcacGCGACTGCCCCAGCTGGTGCCACTGCGCCCGcgggcaccgcgttggggaccccgGCACAGGGAGTCCTGTTGCCGGCACAgggtgcccgaggcaagcaacagccgGGTTCGTTGCCCGGCGTGCGtcgcgccaatgaccacaacggggCGGAGCAGCAGGGAGATTTATTTGGAGCCCCGAACAGGCCGCAGGGAGACTgggctgtctcaaatcctgccgCCCCGCATGCAGGTTCCAGTGTACATTTGATACCATTGCCTACTTCACTACACACGCTTACGCAACCAATTCCCTGGTGCCCCGCACAGCCGGTTGCGTTTTCCCGCAGTCGCACTGCCCGAGCCTCATTTGGGTCTATTGGTTACTGGTTTTTGCTAAACGTTTCTGCCCTATCTGTCCGCTTCCCGGGCCGAAGCCGGCCCTGGCTGGCGAGCCGAGAGCCAACCTGCCTGTCCGTGCGCCGGCTCCCTCCGCGTCGGGCCGGGTCACAGCGCGGGAGCGGAGGGGCCTCGGTTTATCGGGGCCAAGAGCAGCAGGGCTCCCTCGACGCCGGCGGTCtgccaccctcccgagttaccgaGGGTATGCCCAGCCCCCAACAGTACCGCTAACCcgccggggaggggccggggggcccGAGTGGGCcccaggctgcgggggggggaggggcagctacaccggccccgcccccgcggcTCGCTCCGGGGCCTGGAGGCTGCAGCTCCGCAGCGGGCGGGAGCGGGGCGCGGGGGGGTGAATGACGGGCTCCCCGGCACGGACCCtccggcccagcccggccccgccgCCGCGGGTGAGCTGCGCCTCTGCGCATGCCCGACTCGCCCCCTGCGCATGCCCAGAGCCGGGAGACACAAAACCCTCCTCCGGCTCCGGGGGAGGCTCCAACGGCCCCGCGCGAGCCGTAGCGCCCCCCGGCTCGTCCTCGGTCCCCCCCCTCCGAACGTCACTTCCGCTCCCAGGAGGGTcaggaactacatctcccagcctgccccggggGGCCTTTCCGCCCTCCCCGGCACAGGTAAGGGAGGGTTGCCGCAGCTGTTATTGCGC from Natator depressus isolate rNatDep1 chromosome 28, rNatDep2.hap1, whole genome shotgun sequence includes these protein-coding regions:
- the LOC141978989 gene encoding uncharacterized protein LOC141978989 encodes the protein MHSHNRKRAPAWTEQEVLELIAVWGDESVLSELHPKRRNAEIFEKISKGMRDRGYNRDPQQCRMKLKELRQAYQRTREANGHSGSEPQICRFYDELHAIPGGAPTTTPALCVDSVNGLLRNRDADFGDEEDDDEEEVDAQQASRETVSPNSQDLFFTLDLVPFQPTEGGLPNIEGREGTSAANVSSHHLSSPSQRLSKIRSRKKCTHDEMLSELMQSSHTERAQHNAWRETMSESRKAHNEREDRRDEREEMRQDAMLRLLEDQTDMLRHMVEVQETQQEHRPPLQPLCNQLPSSPSSIASSPRRPRTWSGGLRAPNHSTPEDCPSNRKLAFNKF